From a single Drosophila sulfurigaster albostrigata strain 15112-1811.04 chromosome 3, ASM2355843v2, whole genome shotgun sequence genomic region:
- the LOC133842820 gene encoding iduronate 2-sulfatase, with protein sequence MSKLAALLLLCFSTGCWANASASSRYNVVMVIFDDLRPSLGAYGDVLARTPNLDAFAQGSSIFTRAYSQQALCAPSRNSLLTGRRPDTLHLYDFYSYWRNFVGNFTTLPQYFKEHGYYTYSCGKVFHPGLSSNNTDDYPLSWSAPAFRPRTEQFMNSPVCPDRNGGVLRKNYLICPVHLQTQPYKTLPDIESVTEALRFIESRKRQRQPYFLALGFHKPHINFRFPRQFLGHFPLQQFYNYTTDTVKPPEMPDVAWNPYTDVRSRDDFKHANISFPYGPISELQAAQIRQAYYASVAYVDDLFGKLLARLDLERTVVVVLGDHGWSLGEHAEWAKYSNFEVALRVPLMMRSPEFPLTQPRRLHSITELLDVFPTLVDLAHLPPLPSCNSSSVAREQLTCGEGKSLYPQLQGLGLAEEHVALSQYPRPGMLPTKHPNSDKPKLRNIKIMGYSLRTDFYRYTLWVRFHAHNFSRDWHNIYGEELYDHRLDAGEELNLVSLTEFNAIRHRLRRQLIEAVG encoded by the exons ATGTCCAAGTTAGCTGCTCTGTTGCTCCTCTGCTTCTCCACTGGCTGTTGGGCAAACGCTTCCGCTTCCAGTCGATACAATGTGGTGATGGTGATCTTCGATGACCTGCGGCCCTCTCTGGGTGCGTATGGCGATGTCTTGGCGCGCACGCCAAATCTGGATGCATTTGCCCAGGGCAGCAGCATCTTTACACGCGCTTACAGTCAG CAGGCACTGTGCGCTCCTAGTCGCAATTCCTTGTTAACCGGACGCAGACCCGACACATTGCATCTCTACGATTTCTATAGCTATTGGCGCAACTTCGTGGGGAACTTCACGACCTTACCGCAGTACTTTAAGGAGCATGGCTACTACACCTATAGCTGTGGCAAGGTCTTTCATCCAGGACTCTCCTCGAACAACACCGATGACTATCCCTTGAGTTGGTCTGCACCCGCGTTTAGACCCCGCACCGAACAGTTCATGAACTCGCCCGTTTGTCCGGATCGTAATGGTGGCGTCCTGCGCAAGAATTATCTCATCTGTCCGGTGCACTTGCAAACACAGCCCTACAAGACGCTGCCCGACATTGAATCCGTCACGGAGGCACTGCGTTTCATCGAGTCCCGCAAACGGCAACGTCAGCCTTATTTCCTCGCCTTGGGTTTTCACAAGCCGCACATTAATTTCCGCTTTCCTCGCCAGTTCCTCGGCCACTTTCCGCTGCAGCAGTTTTACAATTACACCACGGACACTGTGAAGCCACCAGAAATGCCGGATGTTGCCTGGAATCCGTATACCGATGTACGCTCTCGTGATGACTTCAAGCACGCCAACATCTCGTTTCCCTATGGTCCCATTTCGGAGCTGCAGGCGGCGCAAATACGTCAGGCCTATTACGCTTCTGTGGCCTATGTGGATGATCTCTTTGGCAAGTTGCTGGCGCGTCTGGATCTGGAACGCACTGTCGTTGTGGTGCTGGGTGATCATGGCTGGTCGCTGGGCGAGCACGCCGAGTGGGCCAAGTACAGCAACTTTGAGGTGGCTTTGCGTGTGCCTCTGATGATGCGCAGTCCTGAGTTCCCGTTAACGCAACCCAGGCGGCTGCACAGCATCACGGAGCTGCTCGATGTATTTCCCACACTGGTGGACTTGGCTCACTTACCACCACTGcccagctgcaacagcagcagcgtggCTAGGGAGCAGCTCACCTGTGGCGAAGGCAAGAGCTTATATCCACAGCTGCAGGGCTTGGGATTGG CCGAGGAGCATGTGGCCCTGAGTCAATATCCACGGCCAGGCATGCTGCCCACCAAGCATCCCAACAGCGATAAGCCAAAGCTGCGCAACATCAAAATCATGGGCTACAGTCTGCGCACTGATTTCTATCGCTACACGCTCTGGGTTCGTTTCCATGCGCACAACTTTAGTCGAG ACTGGCACAACATTTACGGCGAAGAGCTGTACGATCATCGTCTGGACGCTGGCGAGGAGCTTAATCTGGTCTCCCTCACCGAGTTTAATGCGATACGTCATCGTTTGCGACGCCAACTGATTGAGGCCGTTGGTTAA
- the LOC133842819 gene encoding membrane protein BRI3, whose amino-acid sequence MAANTKRENEPPSYEEVMSGSAPAYPTTGLIAGVHHGHPTAPPLNSSTYGAFETTPVSIVVQQAPPAEIIVIGGCPSCRIGYLEDTFSPLGICCAIFFFPVGILCCLAMREKRCGNCGATF is encoded by the exons ATGGCTGCAAacacaaagagagaaaacGAACCGCCGAGTTACGAAGAAGTCATGAGTGGAAGTGCTCCAGCCTATCCCA CTACTGGCCTCATTGCTGGTGTGCATCATGGTCATCCAACAGCGCCACCGCTAAACAGCTCCACATACGGCGCCTTCGAAACAACGCCAGTTAGCATTGTGGTGCAGCAGGCACCGCCAGCGGAGATCATTGTGATTGGCGGCTGTCCGTCGTGTCGGATTGGCTACTTGGAGGACACATTCTCGCCACTGGGAATCTGCTGTGCCATCTTCTTCTTCCCCGTGGGCATTCTATGCTGCCTGGCGATGCGCGAGAAGCGTTGTGGCAACTGCGGTGCCACATTCTAA